A region from the Lolium perenne isolate Kyuss_39 chromosome 4, Kyuss_2.0, whole genome shotgun sequence genome encodes:
- the LOC127348270 gene encoding uncharacterized protein isoform X2: protein MFPSECVLERRVRSDGDKELADPSLPLFILKCEHRKADRYELDPYDYNQTLQGMVIGVCLADAPAAVSYLVILGAGVYAQIAAVDKTLIVIKLSFAGTGGRLSYLIYDAVALSLRLIPLQPRDPNWAYTLSYNISIARPYQGDATYALVHTGQLAGPEPQEGDSLYLWRPSSSSSPPWSERKQCSFPEDWITNKIDMEFSFYGQAYWVDLVCGVSFCCCDALFDDNSGPAVQFGFIPLPLEERGHYRNLKLLAQPSAYRTMGVVSDSFIRTIRGSWSTSSASRCCGGSRGSPTCPRTSRPCTPSSAPRTRTSSTWHSASASRAFTRALGSSSRAVRAICSRLTCRRRSSHLYLWRTGFLTSTSLAVSAGISVML from the exons ATGTTCCCCTCCGAGTGCGTGCTCGAACGCCGCGTGCGTTCCGACGGCGACAAGGAACTTGCAGACCCGAGCCTCCCGCTCTTCATCCTAAAGTGCGAGCACAGGAAGGCCGACAGGTACGAACTCGACCCCTACGACTACAACCAGACGCTTCAGGGCATGGTCATCGGAGTGTGTCTCGCGGACGCGCCGGCGGCTGTCTCCTACCTGGTCATCCTAGGCGCCGGGGTGTACGCCCAAATCGCAGCTGTCGACAAGACCCTCATCGTCATCAAGCTCTCCTTCGCGGGCACTGGAGGCCGGTTGTCCTATCTCATCTACGACGCCGTTGCCTTGTCGCTCCGCTTGATCCCCCTGCAGCCAAGAGACCCCAATTGGGCCTATACCCTTAGCTACAACATCTCCATCGCGCGCCCATACCAGGGCGACGCCACCTACGCCCTGGTCCACACGGGTCAGCTGGCCGGCCCCGAGCCCCAGGAGGGTGATTCTCTCTAcctatggcggccctcctcgtcgtcgtcgccgccctGGTCGGAGCGCAAGCAGTGCAGCTTCCCGGAAGACTGGATCACCAACAAGATCGACATGGAGTTCTCCTTCTACGGCCAAGCCTACTGGGTGGACCTCGTGTGCGGCGTCTCCTTCTGCTGCTGCGACGCCCTCTTCGACGACAACAGCGGCCCTGCTGTCCAGTTCGGCTTCATCCCCCTGCCCTTGGAGGAGAGGGGCCACTACCGCAACCTCAAGCTGCTGGCGCAGCCTTCTGCGTACCGGACCATGGGTGTCGTCTCTGACTCCTTCATCAG GACGATCCGTGGGAGTTGGAGCACGAGTTCAGCCTCAAGATGTTGTGGGGGTTCGAGGGGTTCGCCGACCTGCCCAAGGACCTCACGCCCATGTACCCCCTCCTCAGCACCAAGGACACGGACGTCATCTACTTGGCACTCGGCGAGTGCTTCGAGAGCATTTACAAGAGCTTTAGGAAGTTCATCCCGTGCAGTGCGCGCTATCTGCTCGCGATTGACATGCAGAAGAAGATCGTCACATCTGTACCTCTGGCGCACTGGATTCCTGACCAGCACGTCTCTTGCGGTTTCAGCAGGTATCTCCGTGATGCTCTAG
- the LOC127348270 gene encoding uncharacterized protein isoform X1, with the protein MFPSECVLERRVRSDGDKELADPSLPLFILKCEHRKADRYELDPYDYNQTLQGMVIGVCLADAPAAVSYLVILGAGVYAQIAAVDKTLIVIKLSFAGTGGRLSYLIYDAVALSLRLIPLQPRDPNWAYTLSYNISIARPYQGDATYALVHTGQLAGPEPQEGDSLYLWRPSSSSSPPWSERKQCSFPEDWITNKIDMEFSFYGQAYWVDLVCGVSFCCCDALFDDNSGPAVQFGFIPLPLEERGHYRNLKLLAQPSAYRTMGVVSDSFIRFVSIDGFMYPVKLKNRTVTVWKLSCDDQDDPWELEHEFSLKMLWGFEGFADLPKDLTPMYPLLSTKDTDVIYLALGECFESIYKSFRKFIPCSARYLLAIDMQKKIVTSVPLAHWIPDQHVSCGFSRYLRDALVGPCNDEGIPSTKDEPRLHGGEAPNPQYPIPTEKKNNKRRR; encoded by the coding sequence ATGTTCCCCTCCGAGTGCGTGCTCGAACGCCGCGTGCGTTCCGACGGCGACAAGGAACTTGCAGACCCGAGCCTCCCGCTCTTCATCCTAAAGTGCGAGCACAGGAAGGCCGACAGGTACGAACTCGACCCCTACGACTACAACCAGACGCTTCAGGGCATGGTCATCGGAGTGTGTCTCGCGGACGCGCCGGCGGCTGTCTCCTACCTGGTCATCCTAGGCGCCGGGGTGTACGCCCAAATCGCAGCTGTCGACAAGACCCTCATCGTCATCAAGCTCTCCTTCGCGGGCACTGGAGGCCGGTTGTCCTATCTCATCTACGACGCCGTTGCCTTGTCGCTCCGCTTGATCCCCCTGCAGCCAAGAGACCCCAATTGGGCCTATACCCTTAGCTACAACATCTCCATCGCGCGCCCATACCAGGGCGACGCCACCTACGCCCTGGTCCACACGGGTCAGCTGGCCGGCCCCGAGCCCCAGGAGGGTGATTCTCTCTAcctatggcggccctcctcgtcgtcgtcgccgccctGGTCGGAGCGCAAGCAGTGCAGCTTCCCGGAAGACTGGATCACCAACAAGATCGACATGGAGTTCTCCTTCTACGGCCAAGCCTACTGGGTGGACCTCGTGTGCGGCGTCTCCTTCTGCTGCTGCGACGCCCTCTTCGACGACAACAGCGGCCCTGCTGTCCAGTTCGGCTTCATCCCCCTGCCCTTGGAGGAGAGGGGCCACTACCGCAACCTCAAGCTGCTGGCGCAGCCTTCTGCGTACCGGACCATGGGTGTCGTCTCTGACTCCTTCATCAGGTTCGTCTCCATCGACGGCTTCATGTACCCCGTCAAACTCAAGAACCGCACCGTGACTGTGTGGAAGCTCTCCTGTGACGACCAGGACGATCCGTGGGAGTTGGAGCACGAGTTCAGCCTCAAGATGTTGTGGGGGTTCGAGGGGTTCGCCGACCTGCCCAAGGACCTCACGCCCATGTACCCCCTCCTCAGCACCAAGGACACGGACGTCATCTACTTGGCACTCGGCGAGTGCTTCGAGAGCATTTACAAGAGCTTTAGGAAGTTCATCCCGTGCAGTGCGCGCTATCTGCTCGCGATTGACATGCAGAAGAAGATCGTCACATCTGTACCTCTGGCGCACTGGATTCCTGACCAGCACGTCTCTTGCGGTTTCAGCAGGTATCTCCGTGATGCTCTAGTTGGACCCTGTAATGATGAAGGAATCCCCTCGACAAAGGACGAGCCTAGGCTCCATGGAGGAGAGGCTCCCAATCCCCAATACCCCATCCCCACCGAGAAGAAGAATAATAAGCGTAGGAGGTAG